In the Streptomyces sp. NBC_00193 genome, GGGCGGCGGTCATCCCGAGCTCGTCGATCTCCTCGGGGGACGAGTGACCCAGGGCGTAGGCCGTGACCCAGTCCTCCAGGACCCCGACGAGCGCGTCACGGCGCTTGGCGGTGAGCAGTTTGGAGTCGGTGAGTCCCGCGGGCGGCCGGCGCAGGCCGGTGATCGCCGCGCAGACGGTGACGGGACCGGCCCAGGCCCCTCGTCCGACTTCGTCGACCCCGGCGATGACCTTGGCGCCGGTGGTCGCTCGGAGGGAGCGTTCGACGGTGTGAGTGGGTGCTTCGTACGGCATGGCGCCAGCAAGGTTACGCCGCCCCGGGCCGCCTGCACACCCCGCCCCCTCCCCGCCGCGCCGCCGCCCCCTCCCGGCCACGCCCCGGCCACCTCGGCGCCGCGCCACCCACCCCGCCCCGTCTCACCCCCTGAGCAGCGGCACCATCACCCCGTCGATCATCTCGGCGATTTCCGCGTCCGCCCATTCGCTCCCGCACACCTTCGCGCGATACATCATCAGCGCCGGGATGACCTCGACGAGCAGCGGACCGGTCGCGTCCGGCCGGACGTCCCCCCGGGCGATCCCACGGTGCACCAGCTCGCCGATCAGCCCGTGCGCCGGTTCGTACAGCCCGGCCCGGACCAGGTCGCGGAACCGTTCCGCATGGATGTGATCGCACTCGTGAAGCACCGTCCTCAGTGCCTGCCCGGCCCGCGACCGCATGACGTCCCGCATCCGCACGCACACCGCGTACAGGTCCTCGCGCGCCGACCCCAGGTCCGGAATCCGCCCGAGCGGGGGCAGCCGCGTCCGCAGCGCCTCGGCCACCAGGTCCGCCTTCGAGGGCCAGCGGCGGTACAGCGCGGCCTTGCCCGTCTGCGCTCCCGAGGCGACGCCCTCCATCGTCAGGGCGTTCCAGCCGTCGGTGCTCAGCTGCTCCAACACGGCGTCGAGAATCGCCCGTTCGAGTTCGGGTCCGCGCCTGCGCCCCGGGGCCGCCGCCGGCCGGCGTGAACCCACCACTCCCGTTACCTCCGACCGGCTCATGCGTACGTCGCACACATTTTCAGCCTTAGTGAACGCTTGCGTTCACTAAGGCTGTCTCCCTACCGTGGAACCGCCGTGAACGATTGCGTTCACTATTTCACTTGGGGGGACCCACAGTGACAACTCCTCAGCTCTCCACACTCCGGATACCGACCGCGGCCCGCCGAGGGGGGCGCCCGGGAGTGGCGCTCACCGTCATCGCCGCCTGCCAGCTCATGGTCGTCCTCGACGCGACGATCGTGAACATCGCACTCCCGCACATCCAGACCGACCTGGCCATCTCCACCACCGACCTGTCCTGGGTGATCAGCGCCTACACGCTCGCCTTCGGCGGCCTGCTGCTGCTCGGCGGCCGGGCCGGCGACATCCTGGGCCGCCGCCGCGTCTTCCTGACCGGCATCCTGCTCTTCACCCTGGCCTCCTTGCTCGGCGGATTCGCCGAGGAGTCCTGGCAGTTGCTCGCCGCCCGAGCCCTCCAGGGCGTCGGCGGGGCCATCGCCTCGCCGACCTCCCTGGCCCTGATCACCACGACCTTCGCCGAGGGGCCCGCACGCAACCGTGCCTTCGGCGTGTTCGCAGCCGTCTCCGCGGGCGGCGGCGCGATCGGCCTGCTGGCTGGCGGCATGCTCACCGAATGGCTCGACTGGCGCTGGGTCTTCTTCGTCAACGTGCCGATCGGGCTGCTGATCGCCTTCCTGACCCCGCTCTACATCAACGAGTCCGAGCGCCATCCGGGCCGCTTCGACATCGCCGGGGCGCTCACCTCCACCGGCGGCATGACCGCGCTCGTCTACGGGTTCATCCGCGCGTCCCAGGACGGCTGGCGCGACGGCGTGACCATCGGCTCCTTCGGCGTGGCCGTGCTGCTCCTGGCGGCCTTCGTGCTCGTCGAGTCCCGGGCCGCCGATCCGATCATCCCGCTGCGCATGTTCGCCGCGCGCAACCGCACCGGCACCTACGTGATCATGCTCAGCCTCGCCGCCGCGATGTTCGGCATGTTCTTCTTCATCGTCCAGTTCGTGCAGAACGTGCTGGGCTTCTCCCCGATCAGGTCCGGCATCGGCTTCCTGCCCATCACGGCCGCCATCATCATCGCCGCCGGGCTCTCGCAGCGCCTGCTGCCGCGTTTCGGCCCCAAGCCGTTCATGGTCACCGGATCCGCCCTCACCGGCGCCGGTCTGGCCTGGCTGTCCTTCATCGAGACCGACAGCTCCTACCTCTCCGGGGTGCTGGGCCCGATGCTGCTGTTCGGCTTCGGCATGGGCCTCAACTTCGTCACCCTCACCCTCACCGCCGTCTCCGGAGTGGCCCCGCAGGAAGCGGGCGCGGCCTCCGGACTGCTCAACGCGAGCCAGCAGGTCGGCGGCTCGCTCGGACTGTCCATCCTGGTCACCGTCTTCGGCACCGCCGGCCGCGACGAGGCCGCCCGACAGGTCCCGGACTTCCAGGCGCACGCCGACCCGGGACAGCTGGAGGCGTTCCTGCAGACCGGCCGGCTGCCCGACCCCTGGGGGGACCTCGTCCTCACCCGGGGCATCGCCACCGCATTCATCGCCGCCGTGGTGATGGCGGGGATCGCGCTCCTCACCGCACTGCTGGTGATCCGTGTGCGCGCGAGCGACCTGGAGGCCCTGAACGGAGCCTCCGCGAAGGCCGGTCCGGCCGCCTGAGCGTGCAGTCCCGTACGAAGGGCCCGGCGCGGGAAGCTTCCGCGCCGGCCCGCGCCGGCCCGGGCCGGCGCCTTCGGCCTAGTAATCGACCCGGCTGCCGAAGGTTCCCAGGCCCTTGCACTGCTCGTACGAGGCGCTCACCCCGCGCTCGCTCAGGATCTCCCGGGCCCGGCGCTCCCCCAGGCTCGTCGCGTACCAGGGGGTCCGGCCCGCCGCCGCCAGCTCCCTGGCGATCCCGCGCAGGGCGCAGGAGCGCTGGGGCTCGGGCAGCCGGTCCAGGGCGGGTACCGCGTCCGCCGACAGCGACTGGAAGTAGGCCAGGTCGATCTTGCCGTCCTGTTCGTACCGCGTGACGTTGCCCTCCGCGATCACCCCGTCCGGGGACATCAGCCCGAAGGCCAGTACGGCCGCCACGGCGCTCCCCGCGACCGCGCGGGGCAGCCAGCGCGCGCCGAACAGCCCGCCGACCATGATCAGTACGATGACCAGCCCGAGCCACAGCTCCACACCGGCCACCGACAGGCGCAGCCTGGTCAGCCCGTACGCGTCCACGTACAGGTCCATGCGGCGGAGCGCCGAGGCGACGACCACGAGGGTGAGCACGCCGAGCGTGCCGAGCACGACGCGCACCAGCCGCCGGTCGCCGGCTCCGTCGCGCGGGGCCCAGCGCAGGGCGAGCGCGATGACGGCGAGGGTGAGCAGGGTGGCCCAGAGCAGCTGCCAGAAGCCCTGGCGCGCGTACGCGGCGTAGGTGAGGCCGGTGGCCTCCAGGACCTTGCGGTAGCCGCCGAAGAGGACGGTGAGCTGGACGGCGTTGAAGGCGGCGAAGAGCAGGTTCAGCACGATGAGCGGAAGGGCCCACTCCACCCGTGAGCGCGCCTTCCCCGGGCGCACCTCGATCCGGTCCCAGCGGGAGGGAGCGGCGGCGGCGCGGGCGACGGCGATCGCGACGAGGAGACCCACCGCGAAGAGCAGGAAGCGCACCGGGCCGCCCATGCCGCTGACGTCGGGGGTCAGCCCGCTCAGCAGGTCGGCGAACGCGGCGTCGGCGGAGGCGAACAGGGCGCCGAACAGCGCCAGCAGGACCACGGCCACCACGACGGCCTTCGCCACCGGCAGCCAGCGCTCCCGGCGCCCTTCGCCGCGCGAGCGCAGGCCGCTCCAGACCCAGCGCACCCCGAGGACGGCCGAGTCCAGGAGACCGACCGGGCCGAGCAGGATGCCGGGCCATCTGCGGCTGCCGTGCAGGGCCAGTGCGCCCGTCAGGAGGGCCGCGAACAGGGCCGTCACGGTCGGCCAGGCGGAGGCGCGCAGGGCGGGCACCGCGAGCAGCGCGAGACAGCCGAGCGCCCAGAGCGCTGTCCACGGACGCAGCGTGCGGCCGGCCGCACGGGCGGCCGCGTAGGCGGCGACGAGCGCCGGCAGGACCGCGAGGAGCAGACCCGGGCCGAGCCCGTCGCCGAGCAGCAGGGAGGCGGTGAGGCCGGAGGCGAGCACGGCGCCCAGCACGACGGCCGGTACCGGTCCCACGGCGGCCGGGCGCGCGGCCTCGGCCCAGGCGAGCGGGGCGATCGACCAGGCGCCGGAGGCGGCCCGCTCCTTGCGCACCTGGTGGGCCTGCCAGGCCTTGGGATCCCAGCCGGGCGGCGCGGGTGGTGCGGGCGCGGCCGGTGCTGACCCTGCGGCGGCCCCCGCGGCTGCGGCCCCCGCGGCTGCGGCCCCTGTGCCCGCGGCCCGCGCGCCCGCTGACCCCGCGTCCGCCGTCTCGTCGTTCGACGCGCCGGTGTTCCCTGCTGACATCGGGTTCCCCTCCCCTGTCGGCCTCCCCGGCCTTCGGGCGGGGGAGGCGAAGCCGACAGGGTAGGCCGGTCAGATGCAGTTTTGAACAGGCTCAAAAGATGCCTGTGGCAGGACCGTGACAAACGAAGGGGTACGAACCGGCACGGACCGCCGCCACCGCGCCACCCCGCCCTACTGCCCTGCTCCTACTCCGCCGCCTCCGGCAGCCAGGCCGGCAGCGCCTCGGTCCGGGCCAGCCAGGCCTGCGGCAGCACCGAGTCCCCGCGTGCGCCCAGCACTCCGCCGACGATCGCGCAGGTGGTGTCCACGTCCCCGCCCACCTGGGCGGTGGTCCAGAAGGCCCGCTCGTAGTCGTCCAGGCCCCGCGCCGCCGACCACAGGGCGAACGGCACCGTGTCGTGGGCGCTGGTGCGCCGGCCGCAGCCCAGTACGGCGGCGACGGTGGTCGCGTCGCCGTAGTCGAGCATGTCGCGCGCCCGCCGCACCCCGGCGCCCACCGCGCTCCGCGGAACCAGTGCGATCACCCCGTCCAGCAGGTCCGCGGCCTTCGGCGGCCCGGCCGGATCGGCCGCCAGCGCGGCCGCGGCGGCCACGGCCATCGCGCCGCACACCGCTTCGCGGTGCTGGTGGGTGGTGTAGGCGGAGATCTCCGCCTGGTGGGTGGCCTGTTCCGGGTCGTCGGCGTACCAGGCCCCCAGCGGGGCGACCCGCATGGCCGCGCCGTTGCCCCAGGAGCCCTGCCCGTTGAACAGTTCCGCGGCGAGCGTGCGCCAGTCCGCGCCCTCGCGGATCAGGCGCAGCATCCGGTTCACGGCGGGCCCGTAGCCGCGGTCGAAGTCGTGGTGCCGAGCAAAGGAGGCGGCCAGCGCGTCCTGGTCCACCCGGCCGTGCCCGGCGAGCACGGCCACCACCGAGCAGGCCATCTCGGTGTCGTCGGTCCACTGCCACGGATCGCTGCCGGCGGGCAGCTCGCGCCGCTTGAGCAGCGGGTAGTTCACGGGGACGAAGTACTGGGAACCCAGTGCGTCGCCCAGGGCCAGCCCTCGGAGGCTGGCCATGGCGCGTGCGTAGCGCCCTTCGGGAGAGGAGTCAGAGGTCATCGCGCGTCACTCTAGCCGTCCAGGTCGTAGGGCTCGGGTGTGGTCCACCGCTCAAACGGGCGGTCCATCCGGTACCGCCCGTCGGAGCCGAGCAGGAGCACCCGGTACTCGCCGTTCCCCGGGTTGGAGAGGGCCTCGAACTCGGCGACGGACCAGTGGAACCAGCGCATGCAGAACAGCCTCATCGTCAGGCCGTGCGTCACGAGCAGCACGTTCTCCGGATGGTCCGGGGCCTCGAAGCTGCGGTAGAGGCTCTCCAGGAAGGCCCCCACCCGGTCGTACACGTCCGCGCCCGACTCCCCCTGCGCGAAGCGGTAGAAGAAGTGCCCGTACGCGTCCCGGTAGGCCTTCTGCAGCCGTACGTCCTCCCGCTCCTGCCAGTTCCCCCAGTCCTGCTCGCGCAGCCTCGGCTCCTCGCGCATGCGGACGCGCGTCGGGTCCAGGCGCAGCTCGCGGAAGGTCTGCAGGGTCCGCCGGTACGGGGAGACGTACGCGCTGACGTGCTCGTCCCCGAACAGCTCGCGCAGGCGCACGCCGGCCTCCGCCGCCTGCTCGCGCCCGGTGCGGGTCAGCCGGAGGGCGTGGTCGGGCTCCCGCTCGTACACCGTGTCATCGGCATTGCCCTCCGATTCCCCGTGTCGGACAAGGACGATGCGCCGTGGTCGAACCATCCCACGACCCTATTCGGCCACCGCCGGGCACATCGACCGGGCTCGCCGGTCGAGACGGTCGCCGACCATACAGTCGGGTCGTCAGACACCCCCGATCACACCGTCCAGGACGGTTCGAGGTCCACGACGTCCCCGGTGAGGGCCTCCACATCGGCCTGGATCTGGGCGCGCAGCGACAGCCGTTCGACGCGCTCCTGCCGGTACTTGCCGTGTTCGGCCGCCGCGTGCCACATCGACAGCACCAGGAACTCGCGTCCGGGAGCCTCGCCGAAGAGGCCCCGGACCATGCCGGGCGAGCCCGCCATGGCCGGGTTCCAGACCTTCTCCTGCATGAGCGCGAAATGGTCCACGCGGCCTTCCCGCACCCGGGTGTGGGCGACCCGGACCACGTCGGCGTCGGTGAAGCGCGGTTCGAAGCCGGTCTTCACGTCGAAGCGGTGGTCGAAGAGCGTGACCCGCGCGTCGGTGTAGGTGCCGTTCTGCGAAGCGGCCAGCCGGTCGTGGGAGCGGGCCATGAAGGAGTCGTAG is a window encoding:
- a CDS encoding TetR/AcrR family transcriptional regulator, which produces MSRSEVTGVVGSRRPAAAPGRRRGPELERAILDAVLEQLSTDGWNALTMEGVASGAQTGKAALYRRWPSKADLVAEALRTRLPPLGRIPDLGSAREDLYAVCVRMRDVMRSRAGQALRTVLHECDHIHAERFRDLVRAGLYEPAHGLIGELVHRGIARGDVRPDATGPLLVEVIPALMMYRAKVCGSEWADAEIAEMIDGVMVPLLRG
- a CDS encoding histidine phosphatase family protein → MVRPRRIVLVRHGESEGNADDTVYEREPDHALRLTRTGREQAAEAGVRLRELFGDEHVSAYVSPYRRTLQTFRELRLDPTRVRMREEPRLREQDWGNWQEREDVRLQKAYRDAYGHFFYRFAQGESGADVYDRVGAFLESLYRSFEAPDHPENVLLVTHGLTMRLFCMRWFHWSVAEFEALSNPGNGEYRVLLLGSDGRYRMDRPFERWTTPEPYDLDG
- a CDS encoding ADP-ribosylglycohydrolase family protein, producing MTSDSSPEGRYARAMASLRGLALGDALGSQYFVPVNYPLLKRRELPAGSDPWQWTDDTEMACSVVAVLAGHGRVDQDALAASFARHHDFDRGYGPAVNRMLRLIREGADWRTLAAELFNGQGSWGNGAAMRVAPLGAWYADDPEQATHQAEISAYTTHQHREAVCGAMAVAAAAALAADPAGPPKAADLLDGVIALVPRSAVGAGVRRARDMLDYGDATTVAAVLGCGRRTSAHDTVPFALWSAARGLDDYERAFWTTAQVGGDVDTTCAIVGGVLGARGDSVLPQAWLARTEALPAWLPEAAE
- a CDS encoding MFS transporter — translated: MTTPQLSTLRIPTAARRGGRPGVALTVIAACQLMVVLDATIVNIALPHIQTDLAISTTDLSWVISAYTLAFGGLLLLGGRAGDILGRRRVFLTGILLFTLASLLGGFAEESWQLLAARALQGVGGAIASPTSLALITTTFAEGPARNRAFGVFAAVSAGGGAIGLLAGGMLTEWLDWRWVFFVNVPIGLLIAFLTPLYINESERHPGRFDIAGALTSTGGMTALVYGFIRASQDGWRDGVTIGSFGVAVLLLAAFVLVESRAADPIIPLRMFAARNRTGTYVIMLSLAAAMFGMFFFIVQFVQNVLGFSPIRSGIGFLPITAAIIIAAGLSQRLLPRFGPKPFMVTGSALTGAGLAWLSFIETDSSYLSGVLGPMLLFGFGMGLNFVTLTLTAVSGVAPQEAGAASGLLNASQQVGGSLGLSILVTVFGTAGRDEAARQVPDFQAHADPGQLEAFLQTGRLPDPWGDLVLTRGIATAFIAAVVMAGIALLTALLVIRVRASDLEALNGASAKAGPAA
- a CDS encoding YdbC family protein → MLVKWIRCTVTDRRGFERGQRKWAGLPGEPGFRGQGGGWSRGRQGVAHVFTFWESRSFYDSFMARSHDRLAASQNGTYTDARVTLFDHRFDVKTGFEPRFTDADVVRVAHTRVREGRVDHFALMQEKVWNPAMAGSPGMVRGLFGEAPGREFLVLSMWHAAAEHGKYRQERVERLSLRAQIQADVEALTGDVVDLEPSWTV
- a CDS encoding DUF4173 domain-containing protein; its protein translation is MSAGNTGASNDETADAGSAGARAAGTGAAAAGAAAAGAAAGSAPAAPAPPAPPGWDPKAWQAHQVRKERAASGAWSIAPLAWAEAARPAAVGPVPAVVLGAVLASGLTASLLLGDGLGPGLLLAVLPALVAAYAAARAAGRTLRPWTALWALGCLALLAVPALRASAWPTVTALFAALLTGALALHGSRRWPGILLGPVGLLDSAVLGVRWVWSGLRSRGEGRRERWLPVAKAVVVAVVLLALFGALFASADAAFADLLSGLTPDVSGMGGPVRFLLFAVGLLVAIAVARAAAAPSRWDRIEVRPGKARSRVEWALPLIVLNLLFAAFNAVQLTVLFGGYRKVLEATGLTYAAYARQGFWQLLWATLLTLAVIALALRWAPRDGAGDRRLVRVVLGTLGVLTLVVVASALRRMDLYVDAYGLTRLRLSVAGVELWLGLVIVLIMVGGLFGARWLPRAVAGSAVAAVLAFGLMSPDGVIAEGNVTRYEQDGKIDLAYFQSLSADAVPALDRLPEPQRSCALRGIARELAAAGRTPWYATSLGERRAREILSERGVSASYEQCKGLGTFGSRVDY